The sequence GGATTTCGCGGGTTTCGTAAGCAGCACCCATGGTGACGTCACCCTTGGAGTCGCCTTCCCAGACGAATGCCTTCATGGACAGCAGGTCAACGACACCGGTGAACTCGGACTCGGAGCCGATTGGCAGCTGCATAACCAGCGGCTTGGCACCAAGGCGCTGGATGATGGTATCTACGGTGAAGTAGAAGTCAGCGCCTAGCTTGTCCATCTTGTTGACGAAGCAGATACGAGGAACGTCGTACTTGTCAGCCTGGCGCCAAACGGTCTCAGACTGAGGCTCAACGCCTTCCTTGCCATCGAAGACGGCTACGGCGCCATCGAGCACGCGCAGCGAGCGCTCCACCTCAACGGTGAAGTCAACGTGGCCCGGGGTGTCGATGATGTTGATCTGGTTCTTGTTCCAGAAGCAGGTAACAGCAGCGGAGGTAATGGTGATACCGCGCTCTTTTTCCTGTTCCATCCAGTCGGTGGTCGAAGCACCGTCGTGGGTTTCACCGAGCTTGTGGTTTACACCCGTGTAGAAAAGGATGCGCTCAGTAGTAGTGGTCTTACCGGCATCGATGTGAGCCATGATGCCGATATTGCGGACCTTGTTAAGGTCAGTAAGCACGTCCTGTGCCACGTTGTCTCCCTATAAGGTGAGGCCGGAATTGCTGGGCATCGGTTGATGCCCAGCTTTTCCGAGCGGTTCTTACCAGCGGTAGTGTGCGAAGGCCTTGTTGGACTCGGCCATCTTGTGAGTGTCTTCGCGACGCTTCACAGCGGCACCCAGACCGTTCGATGCGTCCAGGATCTCGTTCATCAAACGTTCGATCATGGTCTTCTCGCGGCGAGCCTTCGAGTAGCCAACCAGCCAGCGCAGAGCCAGTGCGGTTGCACGGCCTGGCTTGACCTCAACAGGAACCTGGTAGGTAGCGCCACCAACGCGGCGGGAACGAACCTCGAGGGCTGGACGGATGTTGTCCATAGCCTTCTTGAGGGTCGAAACAGCGTCGGCACCGGACTTTGCTGCGGCACCTTCGAGTGCACCGTAAACAATGCGCTCTGCAGTGGACTTCTTGCCGTCTACGAGTACCTTGTTGATCAGCTGGGTGACCAATGGGGAATCGAAGACTGGATCAGAAACTAGTGGGCGCTTTGGCGCCGGACCCTTACGAGGCATTACTTACCATCCTTCTTTGCACCGTAGCGGGAACGAGCCTGCTTACGATCCTTAACACCCTGGGTATCCAGAGCACCGCGAACAATCTTGTAGCGAACACCTGGAAGGTCCTTTACACGACCACCGCGAACGAGCACGATGGAGTGTTCCTGCAGGTTGTGTCCGACACCTGGAATGTAAGCGGTAACTTCGACGCCACCGGCAAGGCGCACACGTGCGACCTTACGCAGAGCCGAGTTTGGCTTCTTCGGGGTGGTGGTGTACACACGGGTGCACACGCCACGGCGCATTGGGTTGCCCTTAAGGGCAGGGGCCTTGGTCTTGACGACCTTAGGCGAGCGGCCCTTACGGACCAGCTGCTGAATAGTAGGCACTTTCGTGTCCTTCCATTGTCTAAGTTCTTCGGCAACACGACGAAAACGCCTAAGCCTAGAAGAGTTTTAGCGCTTCGCTGTGTAGCTAGCTGCTTGCTTTACCGCCCACTTGGAAGCAAATGTCCCTAGGCGTGCGAAAGTGTGGCATTCGTTGCGCAACCTACCCGCAACCCGGACCGAGTCCATTTTGCCACACATAAAACAATTGATTTCAGTCTAGCATTAATCCACCGAGCCACCATGTACAGTAAGCTATCTCACCGATCAGGCCGCCCTTGGCCCCCAGCGCCCTCGAACGGCTTGGGTAGTGATCACGCTACCGGGCTTAGCTGAACGCCGCAGGTCCAGTAGATGAAAAGCGCCTGAATCCCGCGGCCTAGCGCACCTCTGCCGGCCATGGGCCCTGGCCATTTTCCTCTTGAAAATGACTAGATGAGCTTTCTCCCAGATGATTCATCTACTACTATTCTTGCGCCCGGCAGTGCACTTGTACCCCGGTTGCAGATCACAAGAACTAGTGCGCTTAAATGACTGATGCCTGCCCGCACAATGTGCAGACAGGCATCAGATCAAACTACCTTACGGTGTCAGCTCTTCCGGTTTAGCGGAAGTCCGAGCCGTGGTCGTAGTCGTCCATCGAGATGGCACGGAATTCAGGCGACAGCCCGCCTTCCAATGCATCGTCGTACAGACCCGAGGAGAAGGCCGAGGTACCGGTGAACAAAGTTGCCTTTGCTTCGTCGGTAGGCTCAACGTTGACCTGGGTGTAGCGATCCAGACCGGTACCGGCCGGGATCAGCTTACCGATGATCACGTTTTCCTTCAGACCGCGCAGTGGATCTTCCTTGCCTTCCATCGCAGCCTGAGTCAGGACGCGAGTGGTTTCCTGGAAGGAAGCAGCCGACAGCCACGAATCGGTGGCCAGCGATGCCTTGGTAATACCCATCATCTCGTCACGGCCGGCAGCTGGACGCTTGCCTTCCGAAACGGCCTTGCGGTTCGCAGCGGTGAAGCGCGAACGATCGGCCAACTCGCCTGGCAGCAAGTCGGTCTCGCCGGACTCGATCACGGTGACGCGACGCAGCATCTGGCGGACGATGACTTCCACGTGCTTATCGTGGATGCCTACACCCTGGGACTGGTACACATCCTGGACTTCGCGGACCAGGAACTTCTGCGCTTCACGTGGGCCCAGGACTCGAAGAACCTGCTTCGGATCCAGGGTACCGCTGGTCAGCTGGGTACCTGCTACGATGCTTTCGCCCTCTTCAACCAACAGGCGAGCACGACGCAGAACCGGGTAGGCCTGCTTCTCGTCGCCGTTGTCTGGAGTAACTACAACACGCAGCTGCTTTTCGTCGTCTTCGATCGACACGCGACCGGTAACCTCAGACATCGGAGCCACACCCTTAGGGGTACGGGCTTCGAACAATTCCTGGATACGAGGCAGACCCTGGGTGATATCGTCAGCCGACGCTACACCACCGGTGTGGAAGGTACGCATGGTCAGCTGGGTACCAGGCTCACCGATGGACTGTGCGGCGATAATGCCAACAGCCTCGCCGATGTCCACGGTCTTGCCCGATGCCAGCGAACGGCCGTAGCACAGTGCACAGGTTCCAACAGCCGAATCACAGGTCAGTACGGAGCGAACGCGGATTTCATCCACGCCTGCAGCGTACAGTTCGTCGATCAGCGCATCGCCCACATCCGAACCGGCGGTAGCCAGTACGGTGCCTTCGGCGTTCTTCACGTCGGTAGCCAGCGTACGGGTGTAAGCCGAGTTCTCCACGGTTTCGTGCTTGATGCGGATGCCTGCAGTGTTATCTGCAATGGCAACGGTCAAGCCGCGCTTGGTACCGCAGTCCTCTTCGCGGACGATAACGTCCTGCGAAACGTCTACCAGACGACGGGTCAGGTAACCGGAGTTTGCGGTCTTCAGTGCGGTATCGGCCAGGCCCTTACGCGCACCGTGGGTTGCGATGAAGTACTCCAGAACCGACAGGCCTTCACGGTAGGAAGACTTGATCGGGCGAGGAATAATTTCACCCTTAGGGTTGGACACCAGGCCACGGATACCGGCAATCTGACGCAATTGCAGGTAGTTACCACGAGCCTTGGAAGTCACCATACGGTTAATGGTGTTCAGCTCTTCCATGCCGTTCTTCATGGCCTCGGCAACCTCATCGGTAGCCTTGGTCCAGATGTCGATCAGGTCCTGGCGACGTTCGGTATCTGCAATCAGACCCTTGTCGTAGGAAGCCTGGACCTTGGCGGCCTTCTCCTCGTAAGGAGCCAAGATGGCTGCCTTGTCCATGTTCGAGGTGATGTCCGAGATCGCCACGGTGACACCTGAGCGGGTCGACCAGTAGAAACCGGCGTCCTTCAGGTTATCCAGGGTGGCTGCGGCAATAATCTTCGGGTAGCGCTCTGCCAGATCGTTGACGATCTCCGAGAGTGCATCCTTGCCAGCTACGGTGGCTACCCAAGGGTAGTCCGCAGGCAGGGTGTCATTGAACAGCACCTGGCCAAGCGAGGTATCCAGCAATGCCGGGGTACCTGGCTCCCAGCCCTCAGGGGCCGGCTGGTCTGCCGAAGGAACAAAGTTCTCCACGCGGACCTTGATCGGTGCATTCAGGTGCAGCTCTCCCAGATCCTTGGCCATGATGGCCTCGGAAACGGTTGCGAACACGCGACCGGCGCCAACTTCGTTGGCACGCTTGGTGGTCAAGTGGTGCAGACCGATGATCATATCCTGCGAAGGCTGTGCCACTGGGCGGCCATCGGAAGGCTTCAAGATATTGTGCGAGGACAGCATCAAGATGCGTGCTTCAGCCTGTGCTTCTGGGCTCAGCGGCAGGTGTACTGCCATCTGGTCACCGTCGAAGTCAGCGTTGAACGCGCCACACACCAGTGGGTGCAGCTGCAGTGCCTTACCTTCAATGAGCTGTGGCTCGAAGGCCTGGATGCCCAAGCGGTGCAGGGTCGGTGCACGGTTCAGCAGTACCGGGTGCTCGGTGATGATCTCTTCGAGAACATCCCAAACCTGTGGACGGTAGCGCTCAACCATGCGCTTAGCCGACTTGATGTTCTGTGCATGGTTGAGGTCAACCAGGCGCTTCATCACGAAAGGCTTGAACAGTTCCAGAGCCATCTGCTTAGGCAGACCACACTGGTGCAGCTTCAGCTGCGGGCCAACCACGATGACCGAACGGCCCGAGTAGTCAACGCGCTTGCCGAGCAGGTTCTGGCGGAAACGACCCTGCTTGCCCTTGAGCATGTCGCTCAGGGACTTCAGTGGACGGTTGCCCGGACCGGTGACCGGACGGCCACGACGACCGTTATCGAACAGCGAGTCAACAGCTTCCTGCATCATGCGCTTTTCGTTGTTCACGATGATCTCTGGCGCACCGAGATCAAGCAGGCGCTTGAGGCGGTTGTTGCGGTTGATCACGCGACGGTACAGGTCGTTGAGGTCCGAGGTAGCGAAACGGCCACCGTCGAGCTGGACCATTGGGCGCAGTTCTGGTGGGATCACCGGAACGGCGTCAAGGACCATGCCCTTAGGCGAGTTGCCGTTGACCAAGAAGGCGTTAACAACCTTCAGGCGCTTCAGTGCACGAGCCTTCTTCTGGCCCTTGCCGTTTTCGATGATGGTCTTCAGCTCTTCAGCTTCGCCGGCCAAGTCGAAGTTCTCTAGGCGCTTCTGGATGGCTTCTGCACCCATGGAGCCTTCGAAGAACAGTCCGTACTTCTCACGCATGGTGCGGTACAGGCCTTCATCGCCTTCAAGGTCAGCGACCTTCAGGGTCTTGAAGCGTTCCCATACTGCACGCAGACGCTCGGCTTCAGCCTTAGCGCGCTTGTCGATCTGCAGCACGGTCTTCTCAGCCAGGGTGCGGGCCTTGTTCAGCTCCGCGTTCTTGGCGCCGTCAGCTTCCATGCGCTCCAGCTCGGCTTCCAAGTCGGCTGCAACAGCCTTCTTGTCAGCTTCTGCGTTGTTCGCAAGGTTGCGCAGTTCCAGATCGTGCTGGGCCTGCAGGTTAGGCATTTCGGCGTGGCGACGCTCTTCGTTGACCGAAGTGATCATGTAGGCAGCGAAGTAGATGACCTTTTCGAGGTCCTTCGGAGCCAGATCAAGCAGGTAGCCCAAGCGCGATGGAACGCCCTTGAAGTACCAGATGTGGGTCACTGGAGCAGCAAGCTCGATGTGGCCCATGCGTTCACGACGAACGTTCGCACGGGTCACCTCAACGCCACAACGCTCGCAGATGATGCCCTTGAAGCGCACGCGCTTGTACTTACCGCAGTAGCATTCCCAGTCACGGGAAGGGCCGAAGATCTTTTCGCAGAAAAGACCGTCCTTCTCCGGCTTCAGGGTGCGGTAGTTAATGGTTTCCGGCTTCTTGACCTCGCCGTAGCTCCATCCACGGATTTCATCCGCGGTGGCAAGGTTGATTCGCATGAGGCCGAATGAGGAATCGCTGGACATATGGTCCTTTTCTCTCTTCTGTGGTGTCTGAAGTCGATACGAATGAGGGTTGAATTCTCGGCCGCTGCCTGCACGTTCAGCGCAGGCAGGGCGTCAAATTAAACTTCCTCTACGGAGTTCGGCTCCGACCGGGAAAGGTCGATGCCCAGCTCTTCAGCGGCGCGGAACGATTCCTCGTCCGACTCACGCATTTCGATAGTGTTGCCGTCGGTACCAAGTACCTCAACGTTCAAGCACAGCGACTGCATTTCCTTGATGAGCACCTTGAACGATTCCGGAACACCTGGCTCTGGAACGTTCTCGCCCTTGACGATAGCTTCGTAGACCTTCACGCGGCCGTGGATATCATCCGACTTGATGGTCAGGATTTCCTGCAGCGTGTAAGCGGCACCGTATGCTTCCAGTGCCCAAACTTCCATTTCGCCGAAGCGCTGGCCACCGAACTGTGCCTTACCACCCAGTGGCTGCTGCGTGATCATGGAGTATGGACCGGTGGAGCGGGCGTGGATCTTGTCGTCCACCAAGTGGTGCAGCTTCAAGATGTACATGTAACCCACGGATACTGGATCCGGCAGTGGATCACCGGAGCGGCCGTCGAACAACTTCGCCTTGCCAGAGTTGCCAATCAGGCGAACACCGTCACGGGTCTTGTTGGTCGCATCCAGGATTCCGCGGATTTCCTCTTCCGAGGCACCGTCGAAGACCGGGGTGGCCACAGTGGTGGAACCGGACTCGCGTGGCAGGTTCGGCAGATCGCGGACCCATTCAGGCTCGCCTTCAATGGTCCAACCCTGCTTGGCAGCCCAACCCAGGTGGATTTCCATAACCTGACCGACGTTCATGCGGCCTGGAACACCCAGCGGGTTCAAGATGACATCCAAAGGAGTGCCGTCTTCCAGGAATGGCATGTCTTCCAGCGGCATGATGCGCGAGATGACACCCTTGTTACCGTGACGGCCTGCAAGCTTGTCACCAATGGAGATCTTGCGCTTCTGTGCCACGTAAACGCGGACCAGCTGGTTCACGCCTGGGGACAGGTCATCGTCGTTGTCGCGGTCGAAGATGCGAACACCAATGACGGTGCCGGACTCGCCGTGCGGAACCTTCAGGGAAGTATCGCGAACTTCGCGGGACTTCTCACCGAAAATGGCACGCAGCAAGCGCTCTTCCGGGGTCAGCTCGGTCTCGCCCTTAGGGGTGACACGGCCTACCAGTACGTCGCCGGCTTCAACTTCAGCACCGATGTAGACGATGCCGCGGTCATCAAGCTGGGAGAGGATATCTTCCGAGACGTTCGGGATGTCGCGGGTGATTTCCTCAGCACCGAGCTTGGTGTCGCGAGCGTCAACTTCATGCTCTTCGATGTGAATCGAGGTGAGCACGTCATCGAAGATCATGCGCTGGGAGAGGATGATCGCATCCTCGTAGTTGTAGCCTTCCCACGACATGAATGCCACGAGCAGGTTCTTGCCCAGGGACAGCTCACCGGAGTCGGTCGACGGACCGTCAGCGATGATCGACTGGTACTCCAGGCGGTCGCCTTCGGAAACGCGAACGCGCTGGTTGTAGGCGTTGCCCTGGTTCGAGCGTGCGAACTTCATGATCGGGTACATCGACTCGGTGCCGTCATCGTTCATGACAACAACCAGGTCAGCAGAAACCTCGGTCACTACGCCTGGCTTGGAAGCCACCACGGAGTCGCCGGCGTCAACCGCGGCGAACTTCTCCATGCCGGTACCAACCAGCGGACGCTCGGACTTCAGCAGCGGCACAGCCTGGCGCTGCATGTTGGCGCCCATCAGTGCACGGTTGGCATCGTCGTGCTCGAGGAATGGAATCAGTGCGGTTGCAACCGAAACCATCTGGCGAGGCGAAACGTCCATGAAGGTTACTTCAGCGGAATCGACGATAACAGGCTCGCCGCCACCGCCCTTTTCACGAACCAGCACGGTCTCTTCAACGAAGCGGCCGTTCTCATCCAAAGGCGCGTTGGCCTGTGCGATGTAGTGCTGCAGCTCGTCATCGGCGGTCAGGTAGTCGACCTCGTTGGACACGACGCCATTGGCAACGCGGCGGTACGGGGTTTCGATGAAGCCGAAGGAGTTGATGCGGCCGTAGGTTGCCAACGAACCGATCAGACCAATGTTCGGGCCTTCGGGAGTTTCAATTGGGCACATGCGTCCGTAGTGCGACGGGTGAACGTCTCGAACTTCCATGCCTGCGCGGTCACGGGACAGACCACCTGGGCCCAGAGCCGACAAGCGACGCTTGTGGGTCAGGCCGGCCAGTGGGTTGTTCTGGTCCATGAACTGCGAGAGCTGCGAGGTTCCGAAGAACTCCTTGATGGCAGCTACGACAGGGCGGATGTTGATCAGGGTCTGCGGGGTGATTGCCTCGACGTCCTGGGTGGTCATGCGCTCGCGCACAACACGCTCCATGCGGGACAGGCCGGTGCGGACCTGGTTCTCGATCAGTTCGCCAACTGCGCGGATGCGGCGGTTGCCGAAGTGGTCGATGTCATCGACGTTCACAGGAACATCGACGATCTCGCCCTTGCGGGTGCCCTTGACGCTCTTCTCCCCGGCGTGCAGCGCAACGAGGTAGCGGATCATGGCAACGAGGTCATCAAGCGAGAGAACCGAAGCGTTCTCAGCGTTGACCGGAGTCTCCACGCCCAGCTTGCGATTGATCTTGTAACGGCCAACCTTGGCCAGATCATAGCGCTTAGGCTCGAAGTACATGTTCTTCAGCAGTGCCTGTGCGGCTTCAACCGTTGGAGGCTCGCCTGGACGCAGCTTGCGGTAGATGTCCAGCAAGGCTTCGTTCTGATC comes from Glutamicibacter arilaitensis Re117 and encodes:
- a CDS encoding DNA-directed RNA polymerase subunit beta', producing the protein MSSDSSFGLMRINLATADEIRGWSYGEVKKPETINYRTLKPEKDGLFCEKIFGPSRDWECYCGKYKRVRFKGIICERCGVEVTRANVRRERMGHIELAAPVTHIWYFKGVPSRLGYLLDLAPKDLEKVIYFAAYMITSVNEERRHAEMPNLQAQHDLELRNLANNAEADKKAVAADLEAELERMEADGAKNAELNKARTLAEKTVLQIDKRAKAEAERLRAVWERFKTLKVADLEGDEGLYRTMREKYGLFFEGSMGAEAIQKRLENFDLAGEAEELKTIIENGKGQKKARALKRLKVVNAFLVNGNSPKGMVLDAVPVIPPELRPMVQLDGGRFATSDLNDLYRRVINRNNRLKRLLDLGAPEIIVNNEKRMMQEAVDSLFDNGRRGRPVTGPGNRPLKSLSDMLKGKQGRFRQNLLGKRVDYSGRSVIVVGPQLKLHQCGLPKQMALELFKPFVMKRLVDLNHAQNIKSAKRMVERYRPQVWDVLEEIITEHPVLLNRAPTLHRLGIQAFEPQLIEGKALQLHPLVCGAFNADFDGDQMAVHLPLSPEAQAEARILMLSSHNILKPSDGRPVAQPSQDMIIGLHHLTTKRANEVGAGRVFATVSEAIMAKDLGELHLNAPIKVRVENFVPSADQPAPEGWEPGTPALLDTSLGQVLFNDTLPADYPWVATVAGKDALSEIVNDLAERYPKIIAAATLDNLKDAGFYWSTRSGVTVAISDITSNMDKAAILAPYEEKAAKVQASYDKGLIADTERRQDLIDIWTKATDEVAEAMKNGMEELNTINRMVTSKARGNYLQLRQIAGIRGLVSNPKGEIIPRPIKSSYREGLSVLEYFIATHGARKGLADTALKTANSGYLTRRLVDVSQDVIVREEDCGTKRGLTVAIADNTAGIRIKHETVENSAYTRTLATDVKNAEGTVLATAGSDVGDALIDELYAAGVDEIRVRSVLTCDSAVGTCALCYGRSLASGKTVDIGEAVGIIAAQSIGEPGTQLTMRTFHTGGVASADDITQGLPRIQELFEARTPKGVAPMSEVTGRVSIEDDEKQLRVVVTPDNGDEKQAYPVLRRARLLVEEGESIVAGTQLTSGTLDPKQVLRVLGPREAQKFLVREVQDVYQSQGVGIHDKHVEVIVRQMLRRVTVIESGETDLLPGELADRSRFTAANRKAVSEGKRPAAGRDEMMGITKASLATDSWLSAASFQETTRVLTQAAMEGKEDPLRGLKENVIIGKLIPAGTGLDRYTQVNVEPTDEAKATLFTGTSAFSSGLYDDALEGGLSPEFRAISMDDYDHGSDFR
- the rpsG gene encoding 30S ribosomal protein S7; translation: MPRKGPAPKRPLVSDPVFDSPLVTQLINKVLVDGKKSTAERIVYGALEGAAAKSGADAVSTLKKAMDNIRPALEVRSRRVGGATYQVPVEVKPGRATALALRWLVGYSKARREKTMIERLMNEILDASNGLGAAVKRREDTHKMAESNKAFAHYRW
- the rpsL gene encoding 30S ribosomal protein S12 — translated: MPTIQQLVRKGRSPKVVKTKAPALKGNPMRRGVCTRVYTTTPKKPNSALRKVARVRLAGGVEVTAYIPGVGHNLQEHSIVLVRGGRVKDLPGVRYKIVRGALDTQGVKDRKQARSRYGAKKDGK
- the rpoB gene encoding DNA-directed RNA polymerase subunit beta, yielding MVASSNPNNQTASSARDAAYAGRLSFAKIHEPLEVPNLLALQTESFDRLVGNQNWVERLAKAEAAGDFSVPNTSGLAEIFEEISPIEDFQDTMSLSFSEPEFADPKYSIAECKDRDATYAAPLYVKAEFMNNETGEIKQQTVFMGDFPLMSEKGTFIINGTERVVVSQLVRSPGAYFESAPDKTSDKTIYSARIIPSRGAWFELEIDKRDQIGVRLDRKRKQSVTVLLKALGWSEEQILSEFGQYDSMRATLEKDSIKDQNEALLDIYRKLRPGEPPTVEAAQALLKNMYFEPKRYDLAKVGRYKINRKLGVETPVNAENASVLSLDDLVAMIRYLVALHAGEKSVKGTRKGEIVDVPVNVDDIDHFGNRRIRAVGELIENQVRTGLSRMERVVRERMTTQDVEAITPQTLINIRPVVAAIKEFFGTSQLSQFMDQNNPLAGLTHKRRLSALGPGGLSRDRAGMEVRDVHPSHYGRMCPIETPEGPNIGLIGSLATYGRINSFGFIETPYRRVANGVVSNEVDYLTADDELQHYIAQANAPLDENGRFVEETVLVREKGGGGEPVIVDSAEVTFMDVSPRQMVSVATALIPFLEHDDANRALMGANMQRQAVPLLKSERPLVGTGMEKFAAVDAGDSVVASKPGVVTEVSADLVVVMNDDGTESMYPIMKFARSNQGNAYNQRVRVSEGDRLEYQSIIADGPSTDSGELSLGKNLLVAFMSWEGYNYEDAIILSQRMIFDDVLTSIHIEEHEVDARDTKLGAEEITRDIPNVSEDILSQLDDRGIVYIGAEVEAGDVLVGRVTPKGETELTPEERLLRAIFGEKSREVRDTSLKVPHGESGTVIGVRIFDRDNDDDLSPGVNQLVRVYVAQKRKISIGDKLAGRHGNKGVISRIMPLEDMPFLEDGTPLDVILNPLGVPGRMNVGQVMEIHLGWAAKQGWTIEGEPEWVRDLPNLPRESGSTTVATPVFDGASEEEIRGILDATNKTRDGVRLIGNSGKAKLFDGRSGDPLPDPVSVGYMYILKLHHLVDDKIHARSTGPYSMITQQPLGGKAQFGGQRFGEMEVWALEAYGAAYTLQEILTIKSDDIHGRVKVYEAIVKGENVPEPGVPESFKVLIKEMQSLCLNVEVLGTDGNTIEMRESDEESFRAAEELGIDLSRSEPNSVEEV